From Pseudochaenichthys georgianus chromosome 15, fPseGeo1.2, whole genome shotgun sequence:
GAGTTGTCCGTTGGAAAAGAGGAAGTTGAGTTTACTGGACACATGTGACACATTGCTTCCATCCTGCTGTGATCAGCACTTATGCTTATCTATGAAGTCTTTGGCAGTCAGTGGCTGTGGTGTTTGTTAACAGAACTTAGCTAAGAGTTAAACACATCTATTGGTACATTACAAACGTGACTTCATACCCTTCTTAGTTCCCACAACATATCATACACTGATTTCTTCTCATGGATTTTATATGATCAATCTCTTAATTCTGTCTTTTAAGCTTACTGTGAGAAGAAAGAATGCCAAAGAAATGTTTGGAGGATTCTTTAAAAATATGGTGAAGTCAGCTGATGAGGTCCTTATCTCAGGAATCAAGGTGAGCTTCATGCATGATGCGATATGTGCAAAAAAACTAGATCACAGCCGCAATGTTGTAGCTACTTCCCCATTCACCTTTGGCTGTGCGTATTTGTGTCCTAAACAGGAAGTGGATGAATTTTTTGAGCAGGAGAAGACATTCCTGCTTGACTACTATAGCAAGATAAAGGATTCTACTGCCAAAGCAGAGAAAATGACCCGCTCGCACAAAAGTATAACTTTGACATTGCCACGATAATGTTAAGTCGAGTATAATTCACAAAGTTGTATATGAAATTTGTTTAATTTTGAtggctttttttgttgttattacagACATTGCAGATGATTACATTCACATCTCTGCCACTCTGAACACTCTCGCTGCTGATGATAGCACAGCAAATAAAAAGTGAGTTTAATGTTCCATTCAAAAggtggatgatgatgatgatgatgatgatgatgatgatgatgatgatgatgatgatgatgatgccaACTGTATTAAATCACATTACTTGCTACGACTTAACTTCACACTTATGTTATGGCATCACTTTTTTCTCAGGCACCTGGAGAAGTTGTCAGACCTATTTGAGAAGCTCAGAGTAAGTAGACCTTCAATTACCAACACAGCCTTTGTAAATATTTGTCCTGATTATACTTTCTATACATTGTGGCGGCTGCTATATGTAATTTTTTTTGCCGCTGCAGAAAGTAGAGGGAAGAGTAGCATCTGACGAGGAGCTGAAGCTCACAGAGCTGCTCAGATATTACATGAGAGATATCCAGGCGGCCAAGGTGAGACATATTTATCTTCTGCCTTTATTCAACATGCACAGATTCACAACATTTATCAAGTTCATGTATTGCTCCTTATCAAACGATTTGCAACCTAAGAAAAAAATACTAATCGAAATAACAAACACTCTTCTACTTCTACTACATTTTTTGTCCTGCACATCTTCCACAATCGGTTTTCTGCAAACATGAAATTAGATTTTAAAGTAGTGGATATTTTCCAAATGAATGCTAGTCCTCTCTGTCTTCATGTTTCTATTTCTCATGTTAAACTTTCTGGAACATGTCAGGACCTTCTGTACAGGCGAGCCCGGGCCTTAGTGGACTACGAGAACTCTAACAAGGCTTTGGATAAGGCTCGACTGAAGAGCAAGGACATTCCCCAGGCAGAGGAGCACCAGCAGCAATGTCTGCACAAATTCGACAAGCTCTCAGAGTCTGGGAAGAAAGGTTTGTGAATTGGTGCAGAGGAAACTCACACTAACAGTATGAGCTGTGCAAGCTTTTGTTTTCAACTGGACACTGTTTTCCTCATAGAACTCACCAGTTTCAAGGGCAGGCGTGTCGTGGCCTTCAGGAAGAATCTCATAGAGATGGCTGAGCTGGAGATAAAACATGCCAAGGTGAGCGGCACATTCAAAACAGATGTGTAAACTCTAACTACATTCCCATAGGCACATAACCACTGTGTTGATTATTGTCATCTAAATGTACTAATCAATCGCCATTACACAGCCATTAATTAAACTGACACCTTCAGAAAATCCTCTGTTGTAATGTCTCAATCATCATATTTAATTATTATCGATAACAAAATCAATAATATTTTTGAGAATGCAAGTATGACTTCCTAAGACAGCTGATTGTGACATACACAGGACATTACATACACaatacattatacattacaCAGGAGATGCCATATTGACAGGGTCAGACAGGGGAGCTGCGGACAGTGAACTGCAATCCTCCTGTCTCCCCTCAAAATCCCCCAGCAGAGAAGCTGCACACTCCATATTCAGTAGGTCCAGATACTCCCTCAGCCATGAGTCCCTAGTAAAGCAGGCTGGTTTGCATTCCTTCCAGTTTAGTAGGACGAGTCTTTTTGTGGCTAAACAGCCCAATGTCCAGAGCCGATCGGCAGTCCTTGCAACATTGCCATCTGGCTTGAGACCCAGTAGACATGCAATGGGACATGTAGGGAAATTAACTTTTAAAGATTCAGACATTAATGATATTACTTCTGACCAATGTTTATTTTACCGCTGGGCATTCCCAGAGTAGGTGCAACAATGTACGTCGCTTGCCACATTCATGCCAGCATAAGTCTCTGTGTTTATTGTCCATCTTGGATTTTGTAACAGGGGTGATGTAAGCTCTATTGAGAATTTTGAACTGTATGATCCTGAATCTTACACATTTAGAAGAGATTATAGCTGACCTCCAAATGGAGTTCCACTGCAAAGCAGACAGAGAGATATTCAAGGCATGCTCCCAGGACAGTTGGACAGGAGAATAGGTATTCGGGGCAGCCCTAGATAATAATTTATAAATGTTAGAGACCACACCGGATGATATGATTGCTTTCTTGAGGCGCTGGTCCTCTTCCATACATGAAGCAGGCATGGCTCCCTCCTTACATGTTGTACTAAATAATAGATGCTATTTGTGCATATGATAGAAAAGATGAGTCTGAGTCTGGGTTTGGTCTCTTTTAAATCGTATTTAAAGCCGCCAGTCTGTTTGCTGGAAGTTCTAACCATAGGATCATTCTGAAATTAGGTTTAACACACCGTGTCTTCTTTGGGAATTTCTTCAGCCTTGAATCCTCTAAGTCAAGACACACTCTTTATAAATCACTAACTGGGATACAAATGTGCTTTGAAATGTGTTATTGCTTTCTTAGTACTGATACTGTTTCCCCCCTGTCTCCACAGAACAATGTGACTCTATTGCAGGGATGCATTGAACTGCTCAAGAGCAACTGATGAGTATTCAAGTTTTCCTGTCCTACCATCACTAAGTGACCAGTCATAGAAAATGGAAACCTGGCGTCCCCAGGGCCTTGTATGGACGTGACTCCAAGCCCCATCTCTGCTCCCCACCACGGGTCTGATGCCACTTTAAACCCCTGCACGAGACCCAGTGTCTTGAAAGCAGAATGTCTTCATGTTTACAGAGTCCCTGTCCCCAGGTCAACGGTCCATCCTTTTCCATTATTTATGGAAGTCTAACTCAATGTGGCTTCCAACATTAAGGTTTTCCTTTCTTTGCAGCACCATTACATGTGATTATCTATCCCCTTATTTCTTGTTTTCTTACTTTTACATCATGCACATAGAAAGAAATTCCTTTTTGATCCTATTTTTGCCTCTATAAATTCTGATTAAGCCCTTCCCGCTCTCATTTACACTTTTAAATACCCCCTTTTCTTTCATTAAAGGCGTAACGCATGTTTTTGAATAGCcataatatgttttattattCGTATGCTTAATCTGTTGGGGCTTTTTTGTTTGCAAATGGAACAGTTTTACAAACGTAAAACTAGTGCCTGCGCTCTTGTGTAAGAGTTAAACCAAACCAACTTTTCAGTAAAGACAAGCTGATGAGCGGCCATCTTCAAGTGATCTAATATACCTGTACATCACCTCAGGAATGGACAGATTGTTGTCCACATTTTTTTCTATGCAATAAGTGGCCATAGGTCCCACAGTTATCGAAGATAAACAGtatttttgcaaatatggctgAACCATAGGAGAGCAGAAGAGGTCAAACAGTATCTAGCATTTTTATCAAAGCAAAATCAACACTAGTTCTGAGTCTAAATTAGCATTTTGGTTTTATTTGCACAAAGCATGCATGCTACCCCTGCACTACATGATGCCCATAAACGCTTCTTCACCCCAGCTACAGCTCACTTTTCCGTGTGTGCTTATTGTTGCTCTTTCTTTATTTTGCCCTAAATTCCACTTGGTCTCATTTGTCAGACCTGATATATTTACCAGATCCTCTAAACATTGTTGCTTGTTTAAAGCAGTTATAAAAAAAGATGCACTAAGAAGATTGAAAAACACTTTACAATCATGACCGGGCTCAGTGGAGTGTTGAAATGCATTATAGTTTTCTAAGAAATTGAATGTATTTGTAATGGATTCCAACTGTGTGCAGATGACATGATGCTTTTCTTACAGAACATTAGCATTTTTATAAATTTGTAATAATGGCATTGAATAAATCTTACTTTCCCAAGATTGATCTGTGCCAGTctgcatttgttttaaaaaaagcgTATTTATGAGTTTGTTTTCTTTGTATTAAAGAGCGCCTTTTTATTCCACTAGGTGGTGTTATCTATCTGTTCACTGTGTTTCCACTCATGTGTGGGCACTTGAATTTCCACACAGCTGTAATGCATGAAGCTTTGTGTTAAATCCATTGACCATTGTGGATCCTGTGATTGGACCGTGGTGTATTGGGTAAGCTTTGAGGAAATGCCAGAGTGCTCATGGGAATCACCACCAGCAAAGTGTCCTACTTTATGAGTAGCACTAGGcaacagcctgaacaaataatCTGCTGAAAGACACAGCTCTTGTGATATAAATATCTTTATGATATGtatctaaagatatacaaaTGCAACATAGCACTTGCTATGTCGCATTGTATAACAGAGAAAGGTTACGCATAAATGAGACATGGTAAAGGAAAGTTATAATGAT
This genomic window contains:
- the snx5 gene encoding sorting nexin-5; amino-acid sequence: MTSTIDESNKEKMRSVSVDLNHDASLLIDIPDALCERDKVKFTVHTKTTLSSFQKPDFSVPRQHEDFIWLHDTLVETEDYAGLIIPPAPPKPDFESPREKMHKLGEGEATMTKEEYSKMKQELEAEYLAVFKKTVQVHEVFLQRVSSHPMLSKDRNFQIFLEYDQDLTVRRKNAKEMFGGFFKNMVKSADEVLISGIKEVDEFFEQEKTFLLDYYSKIKDSTAKAEKMTRSHKNIADDYIHISATLNTLAADDSTANKKHLEKLSDLFEKLRKVEGRVASDEELKLTELLRYYMRDIQAAKDLLYRRARALVDYENSNKALDKARLKSKDIPQAEEHQQQCLHKFDKLSESGKKELTSFKGRRVVAFRKNLIEMAELEIKHAKNNVTLLQGCIELLKSN